One Elaeis guineensis isolate ETL-2024a chromosome 10, EG11, whole genome shotgun sequence genomic window carries:
- the LOC105059858 gene encoding protein PHLOEM PROTEIN 2-LIKE A9: MSHYKGSERVLEEPAYSTKVGDTVTIKPQALDIIWGKDNRYWRVTQDEAELLQVCWLEVTGSYPFNRLTKGATYKVTFNVKTKPDAFGWSDSPVYLMVKVDGKYTWKKADLSQLKNNMETNIPAGTTLTFTVPANAKDQDNLTFGLYEIWRGRWKGGLVIKHVTIERSN, from the exons ATGTCTCACTACAAGGGGTCCGAGAGAGTACTAGAAGAGCCTGCTTACTCAACGAAG GTTGGAGATACGGTGACGATCAAACCCCAAGCACTAGATATCATCTGGGGTAAAGACAACCGCTATTGGCGAGTGACTCAAGA TGAGGCTGAGCTGCTGCAAGTTTGCTGGCTAGAAGTTACTGGCTCCTACCCCTTCAATAGACTGACAAAGGGTGCTACCTACAAGGTGACGTTCAATGTGAAGACGAAACCGGATGCGTTCGGGTGGAGCGACAGTCCGGTCTACCTGATGGTCAAGGTCGACGGTAAGTACACCTGGAAGAAGGCCGACCTGAGCCAGCTGAAGAACAACATGGAAACCAACATCCCAGCTGGTACCACCCTCACGTTCACGGTCCCTGCTAACGCAAAGGATCAAGACAACCTTACCTTTGGATTATACGAGATATGGCGAGGGCGATGGAAGGGAGGCCTGGTCATCAAGCATGTCACTATTGAGCGTTCTAATTAA
- the LOC105059859 gene encoding uncharacterized protein PHLOEM PROTEIN 2-LIKE A4 isoform X1, whose translation MSHQGHAERTHSPHWTGHHHSPDLIQGDKDSGFQISAKALDITWGNDERFWQWVGLDESRLKFQEGAELIQVNWVEVKGKLEAAKLSPSKTYEVFYIIKFKADAFGWHSSPITFEVKAPHGNRNAKTELLEPYRKICNVWHEVHGGEFTLTSNTGANVEFGMSGDGSGWWKGGMILGGIMIKPKS comes from the exons ATGAGCCACCAAGGACACGCTGAACGCACCCACAGCCCTCATTGGACTGGCCATCACCACAGC CCAGATTTGATTCAAGGAGATAAGGACAGTGGCTTTCAGATATCTGCAAAAGCTTTGGACATAACGTGGGGCAATGATGAAAGGTTCTGGCAATGGGTGGGCCTAGATGAATCAAG GTTAAAGTTTCAAGAGGGTGCAGAGCTCATTCAGGTGAACTGGGTTGAAGTCAAGGGGAAATTAGAAGCAGCTAAACTCTCTCCTTCCAAAACATATGAAGTCTTTTACATaatcaagttcaaggctgatgcATTTGGATGGCACTCATCCCCCATCACATTTGAAGTGAAAGCCCCACATGGGAACAGGAACGCAAAAACCGAACTCCTGGAGCCGTACAGAAAAATATGCAATGTGTGGCATGAGGTCCATGGTGGGGAGTTCACCTTGACTTCCAACACTGGGGCCAATGTGGAGTTTGGCATGTCGGGAGATGGAAGTGGGTGGTGGAAGGGTGGAATGATTCTTGGAGGTATCATGATCAAGCCTAAAAGCTGA
- the LOC105059859 gene encoding uncharacterized protein PHLOEM PROTEIN 2-LIKE A4 isoform X2, producing the protein MSHQGHAERTHSPHWTGHHHSISAKALDITWGNDERFWQWVGLDESRLKFQEGAELIQVNWVEVKGKLEAAKLSPSKTYEVFYIIKFKADAFGWHSSPITFEVKAPHGNRNAKTELLEPYRKICNVWHEVHGGEFTLTSNTGANVEFGMSGDGSGWWKGGMILGGIMIKPKS; encoded by the exons ATGAGCCACCAAGGACACGCTGAACGCACCCACAGCCCTCATTGGACTGGCCATCACCACAGC ATATCTGCAAAAGCTTTGGACATAACGTGGGGCAATGATGAAAGGTTCTGGCAATGGGTGGGCCTAGATGAATCAAG GTTAAAGTTTCAAGAGGGTGCAGAGCTCATTCAGGTGAACTGGGTTGAAGTCAAGGGGAAATTAGAAGCAGCTAAACTCTCTCCTTCCAAAACATATGAAGTCTTTTACATaatcaagttcaaggctgatgcATTTGGATGGCACTCATCCCCCATCACATTTGAAGTGAAAGCCCCACATGGGAACAGGAACGCAAAAACCGAACTCCTGGAGCCGTACAGAAAAATATGCAATGTGTGGCATGAGGTCCATGGTGGGGAGTTCACCTTGACTTCCAACACTGGGGCCAATGTGGAGTTTGGCATGTCGGGAGATGGAAGTGGGTGGTGGAAGGGTGGAATGATTCTTGGAGGTATCATGATCAAGCCTAAAAGCTGA
- the LOC105059856 gene encoding uncharacterized protein PHLOEM PROTEIN 2-LIKE A4-like, translated as MASNHQTGVLEDNMAMWERGGKKGLTLNTRAINIIWGGDGSNGKYWKRNIDDSSEFVELLGVYWLEVTGKVPLHLLSPSTKYCLFFNLKLISTASGWDTYPVILKLHLLGNRIASKEVKLSEHMDKGWVDVPDGGLEFLVPQDTSGKLTFALYEIECEEWKKGLIIREVKLVPDTTSNITV; from the exons ATGGCATCCAACCATCAGACTGGCGTACTTGAAGATAACATGGCCATG TGGGAAAGAGGAGGGAAGAAGGGGTTAACACTCAACACCAGAGCAATCAACATAATATGGGGTGGAGATGGCAGCAATGGAAAGTACTGGAAAAGAAATATAGATGATTCTTCTGAGTTTGTCGAGCTATTGGGAGTCTACTGGCTAGAAGTCACAGGGAAGGTTCCACTCCATCTGCTCAGCCCAAGCACAAAATACTGCTTATTCTTTAACCTTAAGCTGATATCAACTGCTTCTGGTTGGGATACCTATCCAGTAATCTTGAAGCTCCATTTGCTAGGAAATAGAATAGCATCTAAAGAAGTTAAACTTTCAGAACATATGGATAAAGGGTGGGTAGATGTTCCTGATGGAGGACTAGAGTTCTTGGTGCCCCAAGACACTTCAGGAAAGCTAACATTTGCTTTGTATGAGATTGAGTGTGAGGAATGgaagaaaggtctgatcattaggGAGGTGAAATTAGTGCCGGATACTACTAGTAACATTACCGTCTAG